ACGGTGACCACCGTGCGGAACGCACCACTGCGCAGCAGCGCCCTTACCAGCACCCCTCCCACCGACCCGGAGGCACCAAGCACGATGGCACTACGGGGTGACGCCGTCACAGCGCGCGCTCCCACGTCTCCCCCAGCAGCCCCTCGCCGAACAACTGGTGTGGTTCACGGTGCACCAGCCGATATCCCTCGGCCTCGTACAGGGCCCGCGCCGTGTGCAGCACGCTGTTCGTCCAGAGTGAAATGGTGGTGTATCCCGCCTGCGTGCAGAAGTCGGTGCACAGTCGCACCAGCCGCTTCCCGATACCCAGCCCGCGCGCCTCGGGGAGCACGAGCAGCAGCCGCAGTTTGGCCACGTGGACCCGCTCCGGGTGCTGCACGATCATCACCGACCCCACGCGTGCCCCCTGGAACTCGGCAATCCAGCAGCGTTCGCGCTGCGGATCATGCTGCGCCGCAAAGCCGTTGGTCACCGCCGCGACCAACGCCTCGAAGCGTGCGTCCCAACCGTACTCGCGGGCGTACAGACTCCCGTGCGTGCGCACGATCCACCCGAGGTCATCGTGGTGCGCATCACGCAACGCGTATGTGACTGCCTGTGCGGACGACGCGGAAGCATGATTGGGCAACATGCCATCAGCCTGCGTCACGGGGCGACGGGTGGCAAGATGCCGTCAGGGCTCGCCCTCGGCCTGACGGTCCAGATGTGCGACCAACTCTGCCGGCAGCTGCAGCTTGTGACTCAGTGCCGCCAGATAGGCACGCTCGGCGGGGTGATCCACATCGATGGCCAGCCGCGATACCAGATACAGTTCACTCGCCTGTTCGATTCCGCGCGCCGACGCCGCAATGGCCGCCGGGTCGGCCGGACGCGCCAGAGCGTCGAACACGAAGGCCTTGCTCTCCGCGTCGAGCCCTAGCTTTTCGACCTGCTCGAAGAGCGCCCGCTGTTCGGTGGCATCGATATGCCCGTCGGCGTTGGCGGCCGCGATCATCGCCTGAATGAGCGCCAGCTGAAACGGCCGCCCGTCAGCGGCAGGATAAGCGTCCACCACGAACTCCCGCGCCACCTGCCCCGTATCGGCCGCCGTGGCGACCGGCGCCGTGGCGGCCGCCTTCCCTTGCTGCCAGCTCTGATAGGCCCTGTAGGCCAGCGCGCCGGCAATCGCCGCGCCGCCATAGCCCAACGCCCCCGTGCCCATCTTCTTGAGTTTCTTGCCGCCAAGCATGAGGCCCAACAGCCCTCCCACGGCGGCCCCGCCGCCAAACCCGCCCAACCCCACGGAGTCGAGCTGCTGTTTGGCCGCGCCACCCGCCTGACGGAGCGAGCCGGAGGTGTTGGTGCCCAGAAATTGTGCAAGCAGCTTGTTGGCGTCGAGCATGGGAAGGGTGAGGAGCAAAAGGGGAGAACGACGGCGAGGTCAAGGGTGCGCGCGATGGCGTACACGTTGAGCATGGCCGCGGCGCGCCAGCCAGTACCATAGGGCATACCGGCGCTCACGCGGGCGGGTTCCACGCTCGGCACACGTTGTCCTTCCGGCCATCGTTGCGCATCAATTCAGCGGTTTCCGTTTGCCCGCTTCACACCGCCACCATAGGTCAGGCCGCGCCGCCCTCGCCACCAGCGGGCGCATTCTCGTCAAGCTGGGCGCCCGCGCGCTGCTCGCCAACGCCCTTGAAATCGACCGGGAGCGCCTCGGGCGCCGGGTCGAGGCACTGCTGCGCGCCCGCGCTGCGGGATGCTCGGTACGGCTCGTGTCCGCCGGCGCCATCGGGATCGGCTGGCCACGACTGGGCTATCCCGACGCCCTCCACCATCCCGCAGCTCCAGGCCGCGGCCGCGGTGGTGCAGAGTCACTGCATGCAGCAGCACATCGACCTGCTGCAGCCGCATGGAATGCACGCTGCGCAGGTGTAGCTCACGCACGGCAACTTCCAGAATCGTCGGCGCTATCTCAACCTGCGACGCGCCCCCAGGCACTGCAGGAGGCCGGTGCGCTCCCCGTCATCAACAAGCACGATACGGTCTCGGTAAACGAAATCCGCTTTCGTGACAACGCCTTGCTTGCCGCGCTGGTGGTCAATGCGGTCGACGCCGACCTCACCGTGATCTTCTCCGAAGTGCACGGCCTCTACGACGGGGAGACCAAGCGCAAGGAAGGCTCGCTCGACGACATCCTTGCGGGCCGTCCTGTCGGAAGGCCCCTTCCTCCGTGCTGGCCTTGCTCCGTGAGATCACGACTGCCGTCGATGGGCACCACAGCGGCATGATGCGACGGAGATCGAGTTCCGCCCCACCGTAGAGGTACCGGCGCACTCCACGCCCCAAGCGATGCTCGATATGGCGCTCGGCGCATGCGTACTGGCGGCGGAGTCCCCGGCCGCGGACGGCGGCCGGAAGCGCAGCGCCATGTTGGGCACCGTGAGTACGTGCGTCGCTTCGCCAGTGAGGAACTGCACCGTGGCGGTCATCCCCGGCAGCAGGGCTACCGTCGGGGTTGTCCACTATGACAACCACCGTGCAACTCACCACCCGGAGATCGTTCGCAAGCACGAACAGCTTCGGCGCCGAGAGGCTGGCCGCGACCGTCTGGCCCACATCGAACGGGCGCTCGATCACCACGCCATTGATGGGGGCGTAGATGCTGGTGTAGGCAAGGTTCTGCTTGGCCCGCTCGAGGGCGATGCGCGCCGTCGCGAGGTTGCTGCGCGCCAGGGCGTGGTTGGTGCGTGCGCTGTTGAACTCCGTTTCCGTCACGATCTTCTCGTCGTGGAGCGACGAGGTGCGCTCGAACTCCTCCTTGGCTTGCGCCAGCTGCGCCTCGGCGCGGGCCAGCCCGGCCTCGGCGTTTTGGAAGGCCTGGCTCTGCAGGATCGGATCGATGCGCGCGATGAGCTGCCCTCGCTTCACACGGTCGTTGAAGTCGGCGCGCAGCTCCGCAACGCAGCCACCTCCAGCACGCCCCCGCCGCCGCGACGAGATCGGGGGAAGCGATCGTGACCCGCCTCAAGGTGCTCATGGTCGTCCCCCTGGACGGCGGAATGGGCGTCCCGGCCCGATCATCCATGTGATGACCGACGGAAACCGCCTGCAGAACTGGACGGCGAAATCGGCTCGACATGATGAGATGCCGACCAGCGCCGAGGAGGGCAAGCACGGCGTCCCAGACAATCGTGCCGGGGCAACACCTACAGACAGCGGCGAACGGCGGCGGCATGTTCGGAGTATCCGGCCATCGAGCCGCTGGTACCCGAACCTGCCGCTCTGGAGAGGCGTTGCCATGTTGACCACAGCAGCACTCAGGGATTTACGGGATCGACTGGGATCGACCCGCACCCTCAGCATCTTTCTCGGCGAGAGCGCCGAGGACCCGGCTGGCCGCACCATGGGGCGGCGGACACTCGCCCATCTGCTCGATCATCTGCAGGACGACCTGCGGGGCGCATCCCACGCGGAGCGCGTGGCGTGTGAGCAGGCGGTTTCCCACGCGCAGGAGCGTCTCGGCGAGATCCCGTTCAGCACCCGCTTCTCCGGATGGGTGGCGTTCGTGACGGCCGAAGCGGTCATGTACGCGGAAATGGTCCCGGTCGCCATGCCCACCCGGGTTTCGTGGAGCAACGGCCCTCGGCTGGCACCGTATCTGCGTGCGTTCGGCCTGCCGCGCCCGACGGCCGTGGCCGTGATGGATTCCGCGTCGGCCCGACTTTTTCTGTGGAAGCACGGCGTGCTCGCCGAGCAGGAGACGGTCACCACGGACCTCACCCTTGGCTCCATGGACCACATGGGGGCCCCGCCGCGCCCCGGCTTTCATACGGGCACCCGCGGTACGAGTGGTGCCGATGTCGCCGAGCAGGAGCAGCGCACGCGACTCACGAAGCATGTGCACGCGGTGGGCGATCGGCTGATGACGCTCGCCGCTGCCGACGGTCGCGTTCTGGTGGGTGGGATTCCCACCGTCGCCCAGATGATGGTCTCGCACGTGGTGAGCGAACGGCGCGGGCAGGCGCGGGTACTGGCGGGGCTCGATGTGAACGACTCCGCGGCGGGTGTGGCGGCGCGCACGGCGGTGGCGGTGGGCGAATGGGCGCAGGAGCTCGACCTCGCCGACCTGACCGCGCTCGCGGAACAAGGGTACCCCGGAGGCCTCGCAGCCTTCGGCCTCACCCCGGTCTTCGCCGCGTTGCGGGACGGGGCCGTTGATCGGCTGCTGATCTCGGAGCACTTCCTGGATCGCTGGCCCAAGGAAGTGGAGTCGGCGCTGGAACTCGCGCTCGATACCAGGGCGCAGCTGCGCTACCTCACAGGCGCCGCTGGTGAACGTCTCGATTCGGTGGGCGGAGGTATCGCCGCCCGGCTGCGCTTTCCGGTCCTCGTGCCGAGCACCACCGCAGGGTTGGAGGTGCAGGCCAACGGCTGATGGGGAGCCACGCTGAAGGCCGACGGTCCCCGCGCCGTTGGCCTTACAGCGCCGTCGGATAGGTCTCGGGGAGTGCCGACGGCGACCACGTTCCGGCGTGCTCGAGCGGTTCGACCGCCCGTGTCCGGTCGTAGTGCAGGACGAAGTCGAACTGCTCGGGGAGCCGCGCGTGGAAGTAATGGCTTTGCCGCTCGGTCGCCGGTCGGTAGAGCACGCCGATTGCCCGTTCCAGGCGCGGCACGTTGAGGAGTGCGGTGGTGGCGTCGCTGCGGGTGAGGTCCACCGTGAAGTTGGGGGCAGGGCCACCGCTCGCGACCTCGTGAAACAGCGCCTCGTAGCTGCCGGGGTGTGCCGGGCTGACCCGCATGCACCGTGCCGTCCCCCCCCACGTGTCGGATGCGGTGACCGAGCCGACGTAGCCGGTGAAGCCCACGAGACATGCGGCCCGGCCGAAGGCCTGCCGAACGAGTTGCCCGACGTTCACCTCGCCGAGTTCGTGCATCTCGGTGGCGCGGGTATCGCCAAGGTGCGAGTTGTGCGCCCACAGCACGAGTGCCCCATGTCGCTGCTCGGCCTGCAGAAAGGCGCGCAGCGACTGCACGGTCTCCATCATGTGGCGGTCCCGTACATTCCAGGACAGCGCCGGATGACCGAACAGCGCGCGATGGTAGTGTTCTGCGTTGCGGATGAGGCGGGCGTTCTGCTCGGCGAAGAATCGATCCTCGGCGGCGATCAGCCCGTCACGCCGGAGGAAGGCATCCGCGTGCCGCTGCATTTCGACCAGTTGCGCGACGACCTGCTGTTCGCAGTCCTCCCTCAGCCCCAGCGTGACCAGCCGGCCATAGCGCTGCGGGTCGGCACCGCCGGCATCGAGACACCGATAGCGTTCCCTGGCGCGATCGGCGGCATCGGGATCGATGGTGTCGAGGTAGTCCACGAGTGCCGCGATCGATGCGTGCAGGCTGTACAGGTCGAGTCCGAAGATGCCCACGCGTTCCGGCGGTGGCAGTTGCTCGTTGTGGGTGCGCAGCCACCCCACGAAGTCGAGCATGTCGGCGTTGCGCCACATCCACTGCGGAAACCGGGTGAAGCCGGCCAGCGCATCGGTGGCCAGCGCGTCGGCATCCGGTCGTGCGGTCACGTAGCGATGCACCCGCCACGCGTCGGGCCAGTCGGCTTCGATGAGAATGGCCGTCACGTGTCCCTCGCGGATGAGCCGCTTGGTGAGCTCGGCCCGAATGCGATAGTACTCGTGCGTCCCGTGCGATGCTTCGCCCAGCAGCACGAGGTCCGCACGGAGCGCGCGGGCCAGTACCACGGCGAAGTCGTCCTCGGCCCCGTGCAGCGGGTGCACCGTGCGTCGCAACGCCTGCACGAGATCG
The DNA window shown above is from Gemmatimonas sp. and carries:
- a CDS encoding GNAT family N-acetyltransferase, with the translated sequence MTQADGMLPNHASASSAQAVTYALRDAHHDDLGWIVRTHGSLYAREYGWDARFEALVAAVTNGFAAQHDPQRERCWIAEFQGARVGSVMIVQHPERVHVAKLRLLLVLPEARGLGIGKRLVRLCTDFCTQAGYTTISLWTNSVLHTARALYEAEGYRLVHREPHQLFGEGLLGETWERAL
- a CDS encoding DUF533 domain-containing protein, whose product is MLDANKLLAQFLGTNTSGSLRQAGGAAKQQLDSVGLGGFGGGAAVGGLLGLMLGGKKLKKMGTGALGYGGAAIAGALAYRAYQSWQQGKAAATAPVATAADTGQVAREFVVDAYPAADGRPFQLALIQAMIAAANADGHIDATEQRALFEQVEKLGLDAESKAFVFDALARPADPAAIAASARGIEQASELYLVSRLAIDVDHPAERAYLAALSHKLQLPAELVAHLDRQAEGEP
- a CDS encoding efflux RND transporter periplasmic adaptor subunit gives rise to the protein MSSRRRGRAGGGCVAELRADFNDRVKRGQLIARIDPILQSQAFQNAEAGLARAEAQLAQAKEEFERTSSLHDEKIVTETEFNSARTNHALARSNLATARIALERAKQNLAYTSIYAPINGVVIERPFDVGQTVAASLSAPKLFVLANDLRVVSCTVVVIVDNPDGSPAAGDDRHGAVPHWRSDARTHGAQHGAALPAAVRGRGLRRQYACAERHIEHRLGRGVRRYLYGGAELDLRRIMPLWCPSTAVVISRSKASTEEGAFRQDGPQGCRRASLPCAWSPRRRGRALRRRSR
- a CDS encoding erythromycin esterase family protein, which translates into the protein MAMHGARDHDLVQALRRTVHPLHGAEDDFAVVLARALRADLVLLGEASHGTHEYYRIRAELTKRLIREGHVTAILIEADWPDAWRVHRYVTARPDADALATDALAGFTRFPQWMWRNADMLDFVGWLRTHNEQLPPPERVGIFGLDLYSLHASIAALVDYLDTIDPDAADRARERYRCLDAGGADPQRYGRLVTLGLREDCEQQVVAQLVEMQRHADAFLRRDGLIAAEDRFFAEQNARLIRNAEHYHRALFGHPALSWNVRDRHMMETVQSLRAFLQAEQRHGALVLWAHNSHLGDTRATEMHELGEVNVGQLVRQAFGRAACLVGFTGYVGSVTASDTWGGTARCMRVSPAHPGSYEALFHEVASGGPAPNFTVDLTRSDATTALLNVPRLERAIGVLYRPATERQSHYFHARLPEQFDFVLHYDRTRAVEPLEHAGTWSPSALPETYPTAL